One window from the genome of Cyprinus carpio isolate SPL01 chromosome B1, ASM1834038v1, whole genome shotgun sequence encodes:
- the LOC109071727 gene encoding B-cell receptor CD22-like, translated as MSLLMAPPLPLMFLLMIPGVYGQNDWSVSYRSSQICALNGSTVTIYCTYKYPTGYKITKAFWTNTLVKEKDEDEELPDLSEDPEYSQRLQYLGDKQKNCTIRLSHVTQKDSHMYYFKFITDKPDGKWTGKPGVSLTVTDLQVESPERVTEGDSVRLTCKSSCALTDRTTFIWYRNSQPLTERRDRNNQLLLQSVRREDAGRYSCALQEHTYISPAVQLNVTYPPKSVSVSISPSGEIVEGDSVTLSCSSDSNPPAEIIWFKGRASVVSGRIYSISKISSDHSGEYKCKSRNEHGEKYSETVTLNVMCELKMFRNLEGDSLTLICSSDSNPPAEISRKKENQSSSVGSGQSFSALQSGRFYCEAHNQHGSQRSAVLGITVASVGLFIVIIIIVFIMRKRRSAKAAVITVKQDDLYSNVNERDAHVSESAVCDDAPYASVSYSKPRRDRNEDLEEIQYVTVQHHKTKPTQRAEENENQYDNLRIHQPAAGVRRSDVETVEEDSVIYSSVK; from the exons ATGTCATTGCTCatggctcctcctcttcctctgatgTTTCTGCTCATGATTCCAG GAGTTTACGGCCAGAATGATTGGAGTGTGAGTTACCGCTCTTCACAGATCTGTGCACTAAATGGGTCAACAGTGACAATCTACTGCACTTATAAATACCCTACTGGATATAAGATCACGAAAGCGTTCTGGACCAATACACTTGTTAAAGagaaagatgaagatgaagagttACCAGATCTGTCTGAGGACCCTGAATACAGTCAGAGGCTTCAGTATCTGGGAGATAAACAGAAGAACTGCACCATcagactgagtcatgtgacacagaaggatTCACACATGTACTATTTCAAATTCATCACTGATAAACCTGATGGAAAGTGGACTGGTAAACCAGGAGTGTCTCTTACTGTCACAG atcttcaggtggagtctcctgagagagtgacagagggagattcagtccgtctgacatgtaaaagcagctgcGCTCTGACTGACAGAACAACATTCATCTGGTACAGAAACTCACAgccattaactgagagaagagacagaaacaatcaactcctgctgcagtcagtcagaagagaggATGCAGGCAGATACAGCTGTGCTCTACAGGAACACACTTACATCTCTCCTGCTGTTCAGCTCAATGTCACGT ATCCTCCAAAGAGcgtctcagtgtccatcagtccatctggtgaaatagtggagggagattcagtgactctgagctgcagcagtgattcaaacccacctGCAGAAATCATCTGGTTTAAAGGAAGAGCATCCGTTGTATCTGGAAGAATCTACAGCATCTCAAagatcagctctgatcacagtggaGAATACAAGTGCAAGTCCAGAAATGAACATGGAGAGAAATACTCTGAAACTGTGACTTTAAATGTCATGTGTGAGTTAAAGATGTTCAGAAACT tggagggagattcactaactctgatctgcagcagtgaCTCAAACCCACCTGCAGAAATCAGCAGGAAAAAGGAGAATCAAAGCTCCTCTGTtggatctggacagagtttcAGTGCTCTACAGAGTGGACGCTTCTACTGTGAGGCTCACAATCAACACGGATCTCAGAGATCAGCAG ttttgggAATCACAGTGGCATCTGTAGGATTattcatcgtcatcatcatcatcgtgtTCATAAT GAGAAAACGAAGAAGTGCAAAAGCTGCAGTCATCACAGTAAAACAG gATGATCTGTACTCTAACGTAAATGAGAGGGATGCTCACGTGTCTGAATCAGCCGTTTGTGATGATGCTCCATATGCCAGCGTTTCATACAGTAAACCCAGAAGAGACAGAAATGAAGACCTTGAGGAGATCCAGTACGTGACTGTCCAACATCACAAAACCAAACCGACGCAGAGAGCAGAGGAGAATGAAAACCAGTACGACAATCTCAGGATTCACCAGCCTGCTGCTGGCGTGAG gcgatCAGATGTGGAGACTGTGGAAGAGGACTCTGTGATCTACAGCAGCGTCAAATGA